One Triticum dicoccoides isolate Atlit2015 ecotype Zavitan chromosome 5B, WEW_v2.0, whole genome shotgun sequence genomic window carries:
- the LOC119310914 gene encoding ER membrane protein complex subunit 3-like gives MAEELVLDTAIRDWVLIPLSVVMVLIGVLRYFVSKLMRSPPSASPSPDPKTVKEGQVVIRARNLRNGAQFIPAKAFKARKLYYTNGEAGLLHVPKEDAQKAQAAMFSDPNMAMDMMKKNLSMIVPQTLTFAWVNFFFSGFVAAKIPFPLTQRFRGMLQNGIDLSTVDVSYVSSRSWYFLNLFGLRGLFSLILGEENATDDAQKMMAMGGGMGFNPAMSLSAEKDSLDIIQHDWALPKMERHAEEVLRKLLKN, from the exons ATGGCTGAGGAGCTGGTGCTGGACACGGCGATCCGGGACTGGGTCCTCATCCCGCTCTCCGTGGTCATGGTGCTCATCGGCGTGCTCCGCTACTTCGTCTCCAAGCTCATGCGCTCCCCGCCGTCGGCCTCCCCCTCCCCCGACCCCAAGACCGTCAAGGAGGG GCAGGTCGTCATCAGGGCGAGGAACCTGAGGAACGGCGCGCAGTTCATCCCGGCCAAGGCCTTCAAGGCCCGCAAGCTTTATTACACCAACGGG GAAGCAGGATTGCTTCATGTCCCTAAAGAGGATGCCCAGAAGGCTCAGGCGGCTATGTTTTCGGACCCAAACATGGCCATGGACATGATGAAGAAGAATCTCTCCATGATAGTTCCACAG ACACTTACATTTGCATGGGTGAACTTCTTCTTTTCCGGTTTTGTTGCAG CCAAAATCCCCTTCCCATTGACTCAACGATTCAGGGGAATGCTGCAAAATGGGATAGACCTGAGTACTGTTGATGTGAGCTATGTTAGCAGCCGTTCATG GTACTTCCTCAATTTATTTGGCTTGAGGGGTCTTTTCAGTCTCATCCTTGGTGAAGAAAATG CCACTGATGATGCCCAAAAGATGATGGCGATGGGTGGTGGAATGGGCTTTAATCCAGCAATG AGCTTGAGCGCAGAGAAAGACAGCCTTGACATCATCCAGCATGACTGGGCTTTACCGAAGATGGAGCGTCATGCTGAAGAGGTGTTGAGGAAACTACTGAAGAATTGA
- the LOC119305800 gene encoding ervatamin-C-like, with amino-acid sequence MARPSLLLLLLVSACAAPSIADDDQMVRRFERWMGRHGRAYTDAGEKQRRLEVYRKNVELIEEFNSGGHSYTLTDNQFADLTNEEFRAKVLGLGAPGRAGRRAPRTENFAPVTMPEKEIDDDNSTLPKEVDWRKEGAVVPVKNQGGCGSCWAFAAVAAMEGLNHIKKGKLVSLSEQELVDCDAEAVGCAGGFMSWAYEFVMDNHGLTTEASYPYLGVNGVCQTAKLNETTVSIAGYRNVTANSEPDLLRAAAAQPVSVAVDAGGFVWQLYGGGVFSGPCTAQVNHGVTVVGYGETSATGDEASGKYWIIKNSWGAGWGEAGYMLLQRDAGMPTGLCGVALLASYPLM; translated from the exons ATGGCCAGGCCCTCCCTGCTTCTCCTGCTGCTCGTCTCGGCCTGCGCCGCTCCCTCCATCGCCGACGATGATCAGATGGTGAGGAGGTTCGAGCGGTGGATGGGCAGGCACGGCCGCGCCTACACCGACGCCGGCGAGAAGCAGAGGAGGCTCGAGGTGTACAGGAAGAACGTTGAGCTCATCGAGGAGTTCAACTCCGGCGGCCACAGCTACACGCTGACCGACAACCAGTTCGCCGACCTGACGAACGAGGAGTTCAGGGCCAAGGTGCTCGGCCTAGGCGCTCCGGGACGAGCCGGCCGGCGCGCTCCGAGAACAGAGAACTTTGCCCCC GTGACAATGCCTGAAAAAGAGATTGACGATGACAACAGCACTCTGCCCAAGGAGGTGGACTGGAGGAAGGAAGGGGCGGTGGTACCGGTGAAGAACCAAGGCGGCTGCGGCTCGTGCTGGGCGTTCGCGGCGGTGGCGGCCATGGAGGGGCTGAACCACATCAAGAAGGGGAAGCTGGTGTCGCTGTCGGAGCAGGAGCTGGTGGACTGCGACGCGGAGGCGGTGGGGTGCGCCGGCGGGTTCATGAGCTGGGCCTACGAGTTCGTCATGGACAACCACGGCCTCACCACCGAGGCCAGCTACCCGTACCTGGGCGTCAACGGCGTCTGCCAGACGGCCAAGCTCAACGAGACCACCGTGAGCATCGCCGGGTACCGGAACGTGACGGCCAACAGCGAGCCGGACCTGCTGCGGGCCGCCGCCGCGCAGCCCGTGTCGGTGGCCGTCGACGCGGGGGGCTTCGTGTGGCAGCTCTACGGCGGGGGCGTCTTCTCGGGGCCCTGCACCGCGCAGGTGAACCACGGCGTCACCGTCGTGGGCTACGGCGAGACCAGCGCCACCGGCGACGAGGCGTCGGGGAAGTACTGGATCATCAAGAACTCGTGGGGGGCGGGGTGGGGCGAGGCCGGCTACATGCTCCTGCAGCGCGACGCCGGTATGCCCACCGGCCTGTGCGGCGTCGCTCTGCTCGCGAGCTACCCTCTCATGTGA